Within the Naumovozyma dairenensis CBS 421 chromosome 9, complete genome genome, the region tttcaaaaacaaacaaagtCTAACCTTGACCTTCCTAATATAACAGACTAGTTGGGGAACCATTTAAtgtagaatatatatatctactTTAGCAGATTATATCATCGGAGCACCGGTTTTGATTTAGCGTCACAATCGTTTCCCATCTATGTAGAAACGTCTCAAAATAATTATCGCTGTTGACGCcttcaaatttcaatttcaacttttttttctgaaatttgaaattttgaaatttgaaaaattttgcAAAATAAGCGATGAGCTCAAAAAGAccttgaaaaattattatattagaACTACAAGTTTACTTCAACATCACAAGAGAGGCAGGATTCCACAGCAGTTGCCTGTTTATAACTATACCAGATTGCTAAGAACAAACCCCCGTACTGGACGTGATGAAATCAGATTTCAAGTTCTCCAACTTATTGGGTACCGTGTATAGACAAGGGAACATCATATTTTCCAATGATGGAACTAAACTTTTATCTCCAGTGGGTAACAGAATCTCAGTCTTCGATCTAATAAACAACCAATCGTTCACATTCGAATACGAACATAGGAAAAATATTGCAACATTCGATCTAAACAAACAAgcaacattattattatcagtaGATGAAGATGGTCGTGCCATCTTAaccaatttcaaaacaaaaacagtATTACATCATTTCAACTTCAGAGAAAGATGTTACCAAGTGAAATTCAGTCCCAATGGTGAATTATTCGCATTAGCCACTGGGAgattcattcaaatttggaaaactCCAAGTGCCACACAAGATAGACAATTTGCACCATTCGTTCGTTATAGAGTTCATGCGGGCCATTTCCAAGATATCCTTTCATTAACATGGTCTCAAGATTCAAGATTTATCATTTCCACTTCGAAGGATTTGACTGCAAGATTATGGTCCATTAACTCTGATGAAAAGGATTTGGCATCTATGACATTCGCTGGTCATAGAGATTATGTTATGGGTGCATTCTTCAGTGATGATCaagaaaagatatataCAGTGGGTAAAGATGGTGCATTATTTACATGGGAATTCACACCTAGACAAGAAGATATAGAAGAGGCCGAATTGAACGAAGACGAAGTAGATATTTCCAAATACCATTGGAGAATTACTAACaagaatttcttttttgcAAATCAAGCTAAAGTTAAATGTGTCACATTCCATCATAAATCTTCCATTTTGATAGTTGGGTTCACTAATGGTGAATTCCGTCTTTATGAAATGCCAAGTTTTACTTTGCTTCAACAATTATCAATGGGTCAAAATCCTGTCAATACCGTCACTGTTAACTCTACTGGTGAATGGTTAGCATTTGGATCCAGTAAATTAGGTCAATTATTAGTATATGAATGGCAATCAGAATCATACATCTTAAAACAACAGGGTCATTTTGATTCCACAAATAGTTTGACATACTCTCCAGACGGATCTCGTGTGGTAACAGCAGCTGATGATGGGAAGATTAAAGTTTGGGATGTTGTTTCCGGGTTCTGTTTAGCCACATTCACGGAACATACATCTTCAGTTACCCAAGTACAATTTGCCAAAAAGGGTCAAGTCCTATTTTCTTCCTCATTGGATGGGACTGTAAGAGCATGGGATTTGATTAGATATCGTAATTTTAGAACTTTTACTGCTGCAGAAAGGATCCAATTCAATTGTCTTGCTGTTGACCCATCAGGAGAAGTGGTTTGTGCTGGTTCAATAGATAGTTTCGACATTCATGTTTGGTCTGTACAAACAGGTCAATTATTAGATACTTTATCCGGTCATGAAGGTCCTGTTTCATGCCTTTCTTTCAGTCAGGAGAATAGTGTACTAGCGTCTGCATCTTGGGATAAAACAGTTAGAATTTGGTCTATATTTGGTAGATCTCAACAAGTGGAACCATTTGAAGTATATTCTGACGTTTTGGCACTTTCTGTAAGACCAGATGGTAAACAAATTGCTGTGTCAACTTTAAAGGGACAAATATCTAtgattgatattgaatcaGGAAATCAAGTAGGTAATATTGATTGTAGAAGGGATATTATTTCTGGTAGACATACTGAAGATAGATTTACTTCCAAGAATTCAGAAAGATCAAAATGTTTTACATCAATTCATTACAGTTTTGACGGGTTAGCTATTATTGCAggtggtaataataattccatTTGTCTTTATGATGTACCAAATGAAGTTTTGTTAAAAAGATTCATCGTTTCCAAAAATATGACATTGGATGGTACTTTAGAATTTTTAAACAGTAATAAGATGACTGAAGCTGGTTCTCTggatttaattgatgatgatgcagAAAATTCAGATCTAGAAGATCGTATAGATAGCACGTTACCTGGTTCCAGGTCAGGTGGTGATCAATCCACAAGAAAACTGAAACCAGAAGTCAGAGTCACATCAGTTCAATTTTCTCCAACAGCAAATGCATTTGCAGCAGCTTCCACAGAAGGTTTACTACTATATTCAGTTGATGAAGTACTAGCATTTGATCCAGTTGATTTAGATATGGATATTACACCTGAAAGTACACTTGAATGTCTGAAAGAAAAGGAGTATTTGAATGCTATTGTAATGGCATTCagattaaatgaaaaatatttgataaataaagtatatgaagaaattcCAATTTCTGAATTGCCGTTAGTTTGTACAAACCTTCCTGTTATTTATTTGCCAgctattttgaaatttattggtgatttttcaatggagTCTCAAcatattgaattcaatttaCTATGGATAAAGTCTTTATTGTCAGCCCATGGTGCATACATGAATAATCATAaacatttattttcaacAGCAATAAGATCAGTACAAAGGTTTATTGGTAGAATTGCCAAAGAAGTAGTAACAACATCGACAAATAACAAATATTCATATAGTTTCTTAACCAGTACAGATGGTAAAGATATTAACAACGAAGAGCTAGAGATAACGACGGgaattgataatgatgaaagtGAGAGTGatcaaaaggaaaatttgTTAGAGAGTGAAAATGACGATGAGGATGCTGAAGGATGGATTGGATTTacagaaaagaaaactaaTATACCATTAGAAGTTGGAGGCGATGAAGAATCagatgacgatgaagatatGATATAACTTCTATGAACTTGGATTGCATATCTCAAGCAAACGTTTGTATAAATATACCTATTGCATATGcatatatacattataAAGACCCCATTTAAAAGTGTTTTGTAAGCATTATCGAGATATCTCTTATTTTTAGAGTGAGGGCCTGCTTTAAGTGACAGTTCCTTAGAGTTCTCTTGTTCACAAGAAGACAAATCGAACTTACTCATTTTACATCCAAATATTGTAGCAaaaaaacattattatttttgggCGATCGAGCCTGGTAGTCAAGGATTGTTAGAACCTCTTTTAGAGCGAACTTGGGTATCTATAAGAAGTATCGTCATTGGCATAGATgtattctttttcaaatttactTTTATGGAGAGGTGGGTGTGTTTAGATAAACTTTTCTTATATGAAGTAATATAAGGAATTTCAAGGCGCTATTAAAGAAGCTCCAAGATTTTTGCCAATTGCTAACTCCAgaacaaaaagaagaaagaaaaacatCAACTCATTCAACATAGCAGGATGATTGATAAGGAGACTGCTACCATTAGAAATATCAAACTATTACTGTTTGACTGTCCACAAGTTATAGAGACGTATCAAAAAAATCTTGCTGAATTAAATCCAATCGTTATCGACTCATCTCATGATGACAAATACAGAGAGTCTCTAGCGAATTCGAAAGAAATTTGGACAGAGTTAAAGGATGCTTTACAAGATGCCAGAATAGATGTTGTACTTGATAAGCAGAGCGAAGAAGTGAAATTTTGGTACTTAAGAACTGTCAGAGGCATACTACTGCTAATGAGAAATTTGTCCGCAAGTAATCAAGATATTCCTCAAGAGTTATTGCTACAAAATCTAACCGTTCGAACGTTCTTGAAGGTTATCCCACATGCTTCCACCTATGATGAAATGGAAACTTCGATCTATGTTACAGCTTTAGGTTTCCTTCATAACGTTACTAAAAATGCTGTGATATTCGATAAGTCTTCGCTAGATTGCTTAATGGAATTTCTGGAATACCCAATAAATCATTCTAATATGactgatgatattttatttccttATATGTTATACCTTTTAAATATGACAAAAAACGATGATTTtctatattatttctttagaCATGATGACAAggatttaatattttatgatTATTTGGTAGAGACGCTTATTCGTAAGCATACGAAGATTTTCAatcatattgaaaatgttcACGAAGATCAAAAAGGAGAATATTACGAAACTACGTTGGAtacaatattattaaaattcttcaagaatATCGCATCTAATGAATCATTTGCTCCCTACTTTGAGAATATTGAGAAAAGGGATCGTGCTAAATTTTTAAACATTCTGAAGTTGATGCAATTGACAATAACAAGTAGTGACAAATGggataaatttgaattaacAGCCATCATGACATGGGTATTCCGTATATTTCAAGAGACTTCTAATGAAGTGAGCGAATACTTTAAAGAGcatgaagataatgaaacaGAGGCAGATTTTTTGCATAGTAAATTAAACATATCATTAGATATTATATGTTCGTTAACCAAATATGAGCATgttcaaaaattcattttattttataaagGGTTAGAAGAACtgatttcattattagGACTTCTCCAAAAGGAATTAATTAGAgtgaattttttcaaagacaAAAAGACTAATACAACGGACATTAAGACTACGAATGGTATGGGAGAAAAAGTTTCTGATACGTCATTAATAAGGAGAAGAGTGGATTATGATAATTACAAAGTCAAATCAACAAACTTTCCTGAatgtaaattattaattattgaaataatgAGTATGTTAACtcataataaatttgaaattcaagaaaagatCAGGGAACTTCATGGATTGGAGTTAGTTCTTTCGAACTGTGTTATTGACGATAATGATCCGTTTATTAAGGAAAGAAGTATTGTTTGTATCAGGTTTTTATTAGAAGGAAATGAAAAGAACCAAGAATTTGTTGCCAAATTAGAAGCTCAAAAGGCTGTCCAAGATGAAACATTAACAGAGGCAGGTTATGAAgttaaatttgataaaagTGGTGCTATTGGTTTAGCTCCCACAGAAAATCGTACTGAGAGAAGGTGAGGTATGTgttttatatctttttccATTGATTTTGAGAGTTATTGTATCTATATTATAGACTGTAAGTacaaattttcttatatatgtatataattaattgatttaatttcGTTTCAAGTTGAATTATGCTTGGAATTCTTTTTGTGATTTCCATTGTATGGAATACTTTGGTATGTTTAGCTTTATATTATGATGGCATTAGGCGCAGTTTGCTGCTGTTGTCGTTGTGTTATTCTCATTTATAAATCCATTTTAGCTAgttcttcatcaatagCAGCCTTGACTAATTCGATGTCAGCTTTCTCaatgaatttcaatttctttggTAAAGTTGAcaacttcttcaattcttcagGTAAAACATCCTTTTCGAAAGAGTAACCTTCGAAAGAAGATAAGGCATTGTTGACAGCTTCAGCAAATTTAGCTGGATGAGCAGTAGATAATGAGATGTAATTTATAGACGCATTGTTATCAGCGGCAATTAATCTTTTACTAGCACAAACACCAACAGCAGTATGTGGATCTAAGACGTATTTCTTAGGGTTAACTGATTCTTCATATATCTTCTTGATAGTAGCAGCAGTTTCTTCATCGGAGACTCTTTCAGAAGCGAAATCTTTCAAAGCACCATCAATGACAGCTTGACCAACTTGGAATTTACCATTGGATTTCAATTCATGAAACCAACCGTTGACAATTTCACCTGCTTTCAAATCATCGTTTCCAGCTAAATTTTCACGAGCTAGGTACCAAAGTAATCTTTCGAAATTGGATGAAATCAAGATATCCATAGCAGGAGATAAAGTGGCAGCGACTTCATCGGATCTTTCGTAGTCACCAGATTTCAAGAATCTATCTAAGATATCATTTTCGTTAGTGGCAATGACTAATTTTTCCACAGGTAACCCCATTTTCTTAGCAAAATAACCAGCCAAAATATCACCAAAATTACCACTTGGCACGACGAATTTAACCTTCACAGCGGATTGATCCTTACCTTCAATGGCTTTGAAATATGAATAGAAATAGTAAGTCATTTGAGCCAAAATTCTAGCCCAATTAATGGAGTTGACAGCACCGACGTTATGTCTTTTATTGAAATCCTTATCAGCAAAGATAGCCTTGACGATATCTTGACAATTATCAAAAGTACCCTTGACGGATAGTGTTTGAACATTTTTATCAGGAACAGTAGTcatttgttcttcttgaaTTGGAGAGATTCTACCAGTTGGGTATAGGATGAAGACAGAAACATCTTTCTTACCTCTTAGACCGTAGATAGCGGCGGAACCGGTATCACCAGAAGTTGCACCGACGACTgttatttgtttcttttcagaTTCTGGTAATGATGCATTAGTCCTTTGTAAGAAATATTCGAAAAGATTACCGACGAATTGTAATGCGACATCTTTGAAGGCGTAAGTTGGACCATGGAATAATTCTAAGATGTGTAAGTTTTCATTGTTACCGGTGACGTTTTTCACTAATGGAGTGACTTCAGTGGAGCGGAAAGTGGAGTATGATCTGTTgattaattgtttcaaatcaGCATCTGGGATTTCATTGGAATCGATGTAAAGACGCATAATTTCAAAAGCTAATTCTTGGAAAGATAGCTTAGACcatttagaaaataagGTTTCTTGAGAAACTTGTGGAATAGTTGGTGGGATGAATAAACCACCATCTTTGGCTAGACCTTGAATGAcaacttcttcaaaagTTTTGGTTTCTTTATCTGATGATCTAGTAGATCTGTAAACTTGAGATGTAGTAGCCATTTCGGTTATAATATAGTGTATTTTGTCGAGGTATATTGGATAAACagaaaaaatgaaactaTTCGATAGCGAAAAGGatatatcatcaaaatcaaaaatgattcaaaataaattgaaacattcaatgattcatatatattgaatataaatTGCAAGTAAATCTTTCACAATTGGTATTATTGTCATTGACACGCATAAATTGTGTATGagtgaaaaagaaaaattccgctgaaaaaaataagcGAGTCATGCATTATCTCGTTGTACGGTATAGCAAAAAACAGCGTCACACTTTCTGTCGCCATTTACTGTCATCTTTACTGTCGTTAGAGAATCGACTACGTAGTCTATGATTAATATTGATACGTATTATTCGCTATATATACTCTACATGTCTCACATTCTACCATTAGCCAAAAGAATACTCAAATTCTCATAAAGCATAGCCTCGTTATCCTTATAAAATTGAGCTCTTCTCACAGAATCTTCATTGAAACCTTCATCACCAGACAACACTTTCAAAGCATTTGCCGAGGAAGCAATGTATTCTTGCAACACAGGAACAGGATCTTCAGCTAATTGTTTGTAAAATTTATACTTGTTAGCTGTATCGTTTAGTTGTAATTGTAATGTAGTAATTTGTTTATCGAAATCTTGGAATATTGGTCTCATTTCCTGATCTGttttatctaattcagATAATAAAGTAACCATTTCCTTTCTAGGATCTGCTTCCACGTTCGCGCTGGTGTTAGAGTTAGACGAGCTTGTACTTGAGCTGTTGGAGGTTTCTTCAGTAAAAGGGTTGGGTActtcaatatcaaaaacTAATTCACCGTAGGTGGAGGCCTTGTCCACTCTTACAGTATAATCTATCTTAATAGGAGGGATAGGAGATATGTGAAGACTAACGAGACGTTGTAAGTCTCCTAATTTTATAGTAGAGGGttttatttcatcattaattaatgtaGATAACAGATCATCTAATTCGATAATTGTCTTTTCACCATTcgtgttattattattgttgttatttgtGTTGACATTCGCATTTGTATTTTGCTGTTGTTTGGCATTTACATTGTTTTTTAATTCCActgtatcatcatcaactaACAAATCATTGattagaatatatttatatattgaataaatgGCTTCATGTAATGAACCTCTTGCCAAACCGATAATTGAAGTTAATTGTGGAGAGTATTGTAAAATTTCTCCAGTGATACCTCTTGGTTGAATTGTAATGACACAAGTGAGGTTTTCTGATCCCGTTCTCTTAATATCTAAACCATCGAAATCTACGAGATTGTTTGGATCGAAATGCCATTCTACTATATCTTTGATTTCTGTTTTggtttgttgttgtggtaGCGGTGGTTGTGATGCTGGTGGTTGAACTAGCGGCTGATATTGTTGCTGTTGATTCATTTGTAAAGGTAAAGAAAGACCAGTACCATTTACTAAATCATTTTGCTGCTGTTGTGGCTGTTGAATTTCTGAggatattatttctttgttagtttcttcttcctttggTGCTGGTTTTATAAAATCTACGGCAATATCTTGAATGAAAGAACTAAACTTGGCTCTGTTTGGATCTTGAGCGTTCTGATCGTTTAATAATCTTCCTTCTATTCTCATTGTCCATGAAGGTGCGTTAGGATTTGATGCCGCAGcgttattgttattattcatgCTATTAGAGTTGTTGGTCTGTAAAGAGGAAGGATTGTTATTCgtatttgaattattattgatactTGTTATAGCTGCAGCTGTAATCATTTCATCTCTTTCAGGACTAGtggtattgaaatttggaTCTTGCCAAGGTTGATTTTCAGcaatatttgaaatgaaCACTCTCAAGTATTGGATGGCTTTAGCATCAGGGTATTTGAAAATACCATTTGATGCAGCGGAATTATTCCATTGCgataaattttgatatagATCTATCTTCTTTTTCGCCAAGTAAATATCCAGTTTCTTCTCAGCTTCCAATAATTGTTCGTAAGAGTTCAATTCGGGAActaaattctttaaatacATAGGAATGTACGTGTCAGTTGGGTGAGCAGTTTGCACAGGGTTTGTGGGTTGCATTGGCACCGCATTAGAagctgttgctgttgctaCTCCTGCTCCTGCTCCTGCTCCTCCTGATACAGGCTTATTGCCTCTACGTAGGGCATTAGTTGTTGCCTGGGTAGCAGAAACGTTCGCAGGTATTGATCCTCTAGGTGTAGCTGGTTTAATACTAGTTGCCCTCGACATGCTATGATTATTTGCAGGGTGCTCTCTAAAATACGATAACTATATCTTGAGTTTCTTATTCTGGTACCCTTCAAGACCCGATTCACTTTCTTATTCTTCGATGTATTGTGTTTACCAATTGGAAACTTCATGTATTATTGtaattttccaaatagtcaaattttccaaaagaaTCTAAGAAGCGTGAAACTATCCGTGGACTGACCCGTGGGTTACTACAGTTCCCTGTGGCAGAAGAGAGTTTAAACCACCACGTGACGCAAATCAAGACGACACAATAAAGACCAATTAATGGTCGGGTACTCTCTGTGTTGTATAAACGTTCGGTTATTGGAACTGGATATAgaacatatatataaaagaagtagtatatatttttctggTAAGATTTGTTTCGTTCCGTTGTCAAGGCGACAATTAAGCAATTTGTTGAAAGTTATCATAGCGTTAGTTTTTTACCATTTGCAACCTACGTACAGAATTTGTGGAGAAGTATAATGAACTAAATAGtaaatgtatatattgtCAGTAGGGCTACAAGGAACGAACCGCTCAAGAGTACAGATATTTGTAAATAGCATATTTTGAACAAATAGAATACAGTAGtacaaaattgaaaaggaaaaaggtGTGGAATTTTCTTCCCTGCTTACattcttgttctttgtTTATTCTTTTGACGTCTTTCAcgtttttctttcattttcttatcaatcttttcttgttcacctgatttctttaattgacgtcttctttctctttcttcttcttgtcttttttccttttgttcttccatttcaatcattttcatttctttaaCAATCTTAGCTAATTCTTGAGCACGTAAAttcttcgtcttcttcaAGATTTCATTAGTGACAATTACATCAGCAGTGCCGGCAACAGTACCCTTAGTAACCAACCCCTTAGTGtaattatcaataatttccaCAACACAAGAaatcaattctttcaaaatctcTACATCTTTCTTcgaagaaacaaaattagTACGAATAACCACATGAGGCACCAAACTCTTAGCccattcatcttcatccaTTGGTCTAACTGAGGGCAAATCTGTAAAACTAATAAATTGCAAAAACCCTACAGACTTCTTCAAAAGTTTATTCAAAATCTCACCTTTTCCCTTGGAGTATTCCATCATGAATctattcaattgattaaattCACCCATGTATACGTATTCCTTTGCCAATGAATCATTCTCAGCGATATGAGTCACTGATAAGAAATAATTCTTATCACGAGATTCATTCATGAATGTCTTATTAACTATTGaactaatgaatttgaaatttgtaTCCACTAAAGTAGCAGCGTTCGAGTTGACGTTACTTGTTTCATTTGCAACGTGGACACCGTTTGgtttgatgatgatttctGCATATTCAGATGCGGTTTCAGTGGATAAGGCGGGGAAAAGTAAATTGATGAGGAATTCCATAAATACGGCGGTTGGATTGTTACGTGATATTAAGTGGCCTCTAACAGTAATGCTTTCGATTGCGGAACGACCGGTGGCAAAAGTGGTGAACCAAGTATTGGAATGTTGGGAGACGAATGTTTGAGCCTTCTTGGAAGCAGTAGTGAATCCGACACGAGTGAAGTTCAAATCATCTTTTAAGTATTGCACTAATGGGTTGAAAAGATTCTTGGCACGAGAAGTGTTAAGAGATGATCCGATTAGGTAGGAACAAACGACTAAGAATAGAGCACCTAGAGCAAATAGTTCGAAAGTCCAATTATAGGCCGTTAGTCTTTGGAAGAATGTCATGGctttttgttcttcataAGTAAGGGCGTTGTATTTGGCATTCAATTCGTTGACGCTTGCCATCTGGCCCATAAAGGTACCCCATAGTGAAGTGGACATGTTATAAGGGGATGGtgaattgattcaattggGTGAATTTAGAAAACTGTGATTATCTTTCCAAGTGCTTAATCAATTGTGTGTTGGGAAGTGTCTGGTATTTAAGCGTACGTAGTATCCCACACTCTTATTATGATATTTCGTAGGAAGCAGAACTAGAATTCCATGTTTGTtcattgtttctttatgTCACGGACCCGTTGACGGGATATTTTCGCAGATTTGTTCGGTTACCCGGGACGGAATTCTTAGAAATTGTTATAGGTATAAACtagattatatatatactggAAGAGAAGGAACtgtgaagaatatatttgttctttattCGATTTTTATGATCTTTAATGTGAAAGAGTTTTATTCTTACATAAATAAGTGTATTGACCTTTATGTGTAACATGGGAAATGTTTTTGTATTTCTCTAATTTTAACTTAGTAATAACTACTGGCAGTTCGCATGAATGTGGAGGCGCCGGCTATCAtaggatatatatatatgtatatgaTAGT harbors:
- the PWP2 gene encoding snoRNA-binding rRNA-processing protein PWP2 (similar to Saccharomyces cerevisiae PWP2 (YCR057C); ancestral locus Anc_6.325) gives rise to the protein MKSDFKFSNLLGTVYRQGNIIFSNDGTKLLSPVGNRISVFDLINNQSFTFEYEHRKNIATFDLNKQATLLLSVDEDGRAILTNFKTKTVLHHFNFRERCYQVKFSPNGELFALATGRFIQIWKTPSATQDRQFAPFVRYRVHAGHFQDILSLTWSQDSRFIISTSKDLTARLWSINSDEKDLASMTFAGHRDYVMGAFFSDDQEKIYTVGKDGALFTWEFTPRQEDIEEAELNEDEVDISKYHWRITNKNFFFANQAKVKCVTFHHKSSILIVGFTNGEFRLYEMPSFTLLQQLSMGQNPVNTVTVNSTGEWLAFGSSKLGQLLVYEWQSESYILKQQGHFDSTNSLTYSPDGSRVVTAADDGKIKVWDVVSGFCLATFTEHTSSVTQVQFAKKGQVLFSSSLDGTVRAWDLIRYRNFRTFTAAERIQFNCLAVDPSGEVVCAGSIDSFDIHVWSVQTGQLLDTLSGHEGPVSCLSFSQENSVLASASWDKTVRIWSIFGRSQQVEPFEVYSDVLALSVRPDGKQIAVSTLKGQISMIDIESGNQVGNIDCRRDIISGRHTEDRFTSKNSERSKCFTSIHYSFDGLAIIAGGNNNSICLYDVPNEVLLKRFIVSKNMTLDGTLEFLNSNKMTEAGSLDLIDDDAENSDLEDRIDSTLPGSRSGGDQSTRKLKPEVRVTSVQFSPTANAFAAASTEGLLLYSVDEVLAFDPVDLDMDITPESTLECLKEKEYLNAIVMAFRLNEKYLINKVYEEIPISELPLVCTNLPVIYLPAILKFIGDFSMESQHIEFNLLWIKSLLSAHGAYMNNHKHLFSTAIRSVQRFIGRIAKEVVTTSTNNKYSYSFLTSTDGKDINNEELEITTGIDNDESESDQKENLLESENDDEDAEGWIGFTEKKTNIPLEVGGDEESDDDEDMI
- the CTR86 gene encoding Ctr86p (similar to Saccharomyces cerevisiae CTR86 (YCR054C); ancestral locus Anc_6.324), with the translated sequence MIDKETATIRNIKLLLFDCPQVIETYQKNLAELNPIVIDSSHDDKYRESLANSKEIWTELKDALQDARIDVVLDKQSEEVKFWYLRTVRGILLLMRNLSASNQDIPQELLLQNLTVRTFLKVIPHASTYDEMETSIYVTALGFLHNVTKNAVIFDKSSLDCLMEFLEYPINHSNMTDDILFPYMLYLLNMTKNDDFLYYFFRHDDKDLIFYDYLVETLIRKHTKIFNHIENVHEDQKGEYYETTLDTILLKFFKNIASNESFAPYFENIEKRDRAKFLNILKLMQLTITSSDKWDKFELTAIMTWVFRIFQETSNEVSEYFKEHEDNETEADFLHSKLNISLDIICSLTKYEHVQKFILFYKGLEELISLLGLLQKELIRVNFFKDKKTNTTDIKTTNGMGEKVSDTSLIRRRVDYDNYKVKSTNFPECKLLIIEIMSMLTHNKFEIQEKIRELHGLELVLSNCVIDDNDPFIKERSIVCIRFLLEGNEKNQEFVAKLEAQKAVQDETLTEAGYEVKFDKSGAIGLAPTENRTERR
- the THR4 gene encoding threonine synthase THR4 (similar to Saccharomyces cerevisiae THR4 (YCR053W); ancestral locus Anc_6.323), whose protein sequence is MATTSQVYRSTRSSDKETKTFEEVVIQGLAKDGGLFIPPTIPQVSQETLFSKWSKLSFQELAFEIMRLYIDSNEIPDADLKQLINRSYSTFRSTEVTPLVKNVTGNNENLHILELFHGPTYAFKDVALQFVGNLFEYFLQRTNASLPESEKKQITVVGATSGDTGSAAIYGLRGKKDVSVFILYPTGRISPIQEEQMTTVPDKNVQTLSVKGTFDNCQDIVKAIFADKDFNKRHNVGAVNSINWARILAQMTYYFYSYFKAIEGKDQSAVKVKFVVPSGNFGDILAGYFAKKMGLPVEKLVIATNENDILDRFLKSGDYERSDEVAATLSPAMDILISSNFERLLWYLARENLAGNDDLKAGEIVNGWFHELKSNGKFQVGQAVIDGALKDFASERVSDEETAATIKKIYEESVNPKKYVLDPHTAVGVCASKRLIAADNNASINYISLSTAHPAKFAEAVNNALSSFEGYSFEKDVLPEELKKLSTLPKKLKFIEKADIELVKAAIDEELAKMDL
- the RSC6 gene encoding Rsc6p (similar to Saccharomyces cerevisiae RSC6 (YCR052W) and SNF12 (YNR023W); ancestral locus Anc_6.322) encodes the protein MSRATSIKPATPRGSIPANVSATQATTNALRRGNKPVSGGAGAGAGVATATASNAVPMQPTNPVQTAHPTDTYIPMYLKNLVPELNSYEQLLEAEKKLDIYLAKKKIDLYQNLSQWNNSAASNGIFKYPDAKAIQYLRVFISNIAENQPWQDPNFNTTSPERDEMITAAAITSINNNSNTNNNPSSLQTNNSNSMNNNNNAAASNPNAPSWTMRIEGRLLNDQNAQDPNRAKFSSFIQDIAVDFIKPAPKEEETNKEIISSEIQQPQQQQNDLVNGTGLSLPLQMNQQQQYQPLVQPPASQPPLPQQQTKTEIKDIVEWHFDPNNLVDFDGLDIKRTGSENLTCVITIQPRGITGEILQYSPQLTSIIGLARGSLHEAIYSIYKYILINDLLVDDDTVELKNNVNAKQQQNTNANVNTNNNNNNNTNGEKTIIELDDLLSTLINDEIKPSTIKLGDLQRLVSLHISPIPPIKIDYTVRVDKASTYGELVFDIEVPNPFTEETSNSSSTSSSNSNTSANVEADPRKEMVTLLSELDKTDQEMRPIFQDFDKQITTLQLQLNDTANKYKFYKQLAEDPVPVLQEYIASSANALKVLSGDEGFNEDSVRRAQFYKDNEAMLYENLSILLANGRM
- the NDAI0I00500 gene encoding uncharacterized protein (similar to Saccharomyces cerevisiae YNR021W; ancestral locus Anc_6.320), whose protein sequence is MSTSLWGTFMGQMASVNELNAKYNALTYEEQKAMTFFQRLTAYNWTFELFALGALFLVVCSYLIGSSLNTSRAKNLFNPLVQYLKDDLNFTRVGFTTASKKAQTFVSQHSNTWFTTFATGRSAIESITVRGHLISRNNPTAVFMEFLINLLFPALSTETASEYAEIIIKPNGVHVANETSNVNSNAATLVDTNFKFISSIVNKTFMNESRDKNYFLSVTHIAENDSLAKEYVYMGEFNQLNRFMMEYSKGKGEILNKLLKKSVGFLQFISFTDLPSVRPMDEDEWAKSLVPHVVIRTNFVSSKKDVEILKELISCVVEIIDNYTKGLVTKGTVAGTADVIVTNEILKKTKNLRAQELAKIVKEMKMIEMEEQKEKRQEEERERRRQLKKSGEQEKIDKKMKEKRERRQKNKQRTRM